One region of Pseudoalteromonas sp. R3 genomic DNA includes:
- the pqiB gene encoding intermembrane transport protein PqiB yields MNKEAYIEPKPRFSVIWIVPLLAILITGWMLYQHQQNKGHQIYIKMKNADGVIAGKTEVRVRSVKIGVVESLRLQVEQKAVVATVRIDKHYDGLLTEDAKFWIVKPRIDQSGISGLNTLLSGVYIELLPGESKQRSSLYTLQDQPALISTDVEGLRYQLSSSSGEVLDVGTGIFFRNYHIGQIERAVFNTDSLQMEYGIFIDSPYDKLITHNAIFWINSGVEISLTSEGINLNTGSLAKMIKGGISIDYPPEQGGGEIATEGRAFKLHQNFAVALERRFDLFDHYLVEFEQSIRGLKPGAPVEYRGMRVGTVEQVPARLERDGLPLYFQQGNTSIPVLIKIEYGRIYEVDAKAKQYWQENIEQWVKNDLRASLKSGNILTGAVYIELDFYNSTHPTSLGMNYAYPVLPSVPSGFTALSEQVMALLNKLNKLPLDNSLNEAQKTMQAFTALAEETQALVNGFNTTKVSEKVEKNLTQLQGTLAQLTASLKQFEKTLNNYQKGSGMVEQLTDTLQELESLSNSLKPVSKGLNEQPNMLLFDKDSLADPEPRKQQ; encoded by the coding sequence ATGAATAAAGAAGCATATATCGAGCCCAAACCCAGGTTTTCAGTCATCTGGATTGTGCCCTTACTGGCCATATTGATAACTGGCTGGATGCTCTATCAGCATCAACAAAATAAGGGCCATCAAATATACATTAAGATGAAAAATGCAGATGGTGTCATCGCGGGTAAAACAGAGGTAAGAGTCAGAAGTGTTAAGATTGGCGTAGTCGAATCTCTACGCCTGCAAGTCGAGCAAAAAGCGGTTGTCGCGACTGTTAGAATTGACAAACACTACGATGGTTTGCTGACAGAAGATGCCAAATTCTGGATAGTAAAACCTCGTATCGATCAATCTGGGATCAGCGGGCTAAACACTCTGTTATCCGGAGTTTACATCGAATTACTACCTGGCGAGAGCAAACAACGTTCTAGCCTGTATACGCTTCAAGATCAACCTGCCCTTATATCCACCGATGTAGAAGGCCTGCGTTATCAGCTCAGTTCTTCCAGTGGCGAAGTATTAGATGTCGGCACTGGTATTTTTTTCCGCAACTATCATATCGGACAAATTGAAAGGGCCGTATTTAATACTGATTCACTACAAATGGAATACGGTATTTTTATCGACTCACCCTATGACAAACTTATTACCCACAACGCCATTTTTTGGATCAACTCAGGCGTTGAGATCTCATTAACAAGTGAAGGAATAAACCTGAACACTGGCTCATTGGCTAAAATGATTAAAGGTGGTATTTCCATCGACTACCCGCCCGAGCAAGGGGGTGGAGAAATTGCCACTGAAGGCCGAGCATTTAAATTGCACCAGAATTTTGCTGTTGCATTAGAGCGACGTTTTGATTTGTTTGATCACTACCTGGTTGAATTTGAACAGTCTATTCGTGGTTTAAAACCTGGCGCGCCGGTCGAATACCGCGGCATGCGAGTCGGTACAGTGGAACAGGTACCAGCGAGGCTAGAACGAGATGGGCTGCCACTTTACTTCCAACAAGGCAACACATCCATACCTGTGTTAATTAAAATTGAGTACGGTCGTATCTATGAAGTTGATGCGAAAGCTAAACAATATTGGCAAGAAAATATAGAACAATGGGTTAAAAATGACTTAAGAGCCTCACTAAAAAGTGGTAATATTTTAACAGGTGCGGTATATATAGAACTAGATTTTTACAATTCTACCCATCCGACCAGTTTAGGGATGAATTACGCGTACCCGGTATTACCGAGTGTACCGAGTGGTTTTACAGCCTTGTCAGAGCAAGTGATGGCTTTGTTGAACAAGCTCAACAAATTACCTCTGGATAACTCACTAAACGAGGCGCAAAAAACAATGCAGGCATTTACAGCGTTGGCTGAAGAAACGCAAGCACTGGTAAACGGTTTCAACACAACGAAAGTATCAGAAAAAGTGGAAAAGAACTTAACACAATTACAGGGAACACTGGCGCAGCTGACAGCCAGCCTGAAACAATTTGAGAAAACGCTGAACAATTACCAAAAAGGTTCAGGTATGGTAGAACAATTGACAGATACCCTGCAAGAGCTTGAAAGCTTAAGTAACTCGCTTAAGCCAGTATCAAAAGGGCTTAACGAGCAACCCAATATGCTGTTGTTCGATAAAGATTCTTTGGCGGACCCTGAACCGCGGAAGCAGCAGTAA
- a CDS encoding paraquat-inducible protein A — protein sequence MIVACQHCDYLVSIRDLGEQQRAVCPHCGNVLATTQRNYAQWIAAFSLSSIIFLLLSLQPHFISYAQHGLKQSISLMAAIMQLAENYSVFLAALLSVSIVILPLAASALILMVHTPIWQKLNPHNARAVAKFIMTLRPLNLADIFLVAVLISAFKLTAFAEIEVGLGFWAYILFVLCFIETLSLLSQHQLWQLQQAHFTPTIEHCAKRASSQQLKQCHVCQQISRSEHCPRCLAKLSYRKNNSVARSAAWMLTSLVFLIPALSFPIMDTINLGLHTPATIYGGVEVLWRNGSYPIAIVIFIASICIPLLKAGTLFYLLYRVRRPADPKVTAKFYRALEAVGKWSMIDVFVVILLVSLVQLGTVLSVEPQPGIVFFTAMVICQIFAVNNFDPRLLWDSLNKHE from the coding sequence GTGATAGTCGCCTGCCAGCATTGTGATTATTTAGTGTCTATAAGAGATTTGGGCGAGCAGCAACGAGCTGTTTGTCCACACTGCGGTAACGTGCTTGCCACGACCCAACGCAACTATGCTCAGTGGATTGCGGCTTTTAGCCTTTCTTCTATTATATTTCTGCTACTAAGCTTGCAACCACATTTTATATCTTACGCTCAGCATGGACTTAAACAAAGCATCAGCCTGATGGCCGCAATCATGCAGCTGGCCGAGAATTACAGCGTATTCTTAGCCGCATTGCTTAGTGTGAGTATCGTTATTTTGCCACTCGCCGCCAGCGCTTTGATCCTGATGGTTCACACTCCTATTTGGCAAAAGCTGAATCCCCACAATGCGCGCGCGGTTGCAAAATTCATTATGACCCTGAGGCCGCTCAACCTGGCTGATATTTTTTTAGTCGCGGTGTTAATCAGTGCATTTAAACTGACTGCATTTGCAGAAATAGAAGTAGGTCTTGGCTTTTGGGCTTACATTCTGTTTGTGCTCTGCTTTATTGAAACGCTCTCGCTACTGAGCCAACATCAATTGTGGCAGCTGCAACAAGCCCATTTTACGCCAACGATAGAACACTGCGCCAAACGGGCGAGCTCACAACAGTTAAAGCAATGCCATGTCTGTCAACAAATCAGTCGCAGCGAACATTGTCCACGCTGCCTCGCGAAGTTGAGTTATCGAAAAAACAATTCCGTTGCACGCAGCGCAGCTTGGATGCTGACCTCTTTGGTATTTTTAATCCCGGCATTGTCTTTTCCAATCATGGACACCATCAATTTAGGTTTGCATACCCCCGCTACAATATATGGAGGCGTTGAGGTATTGTGGCGAAATGGTTCATACCCTATCGCCATCGTGATTTTTATTGCCAGCATCTGCATTCCCCTGCTCAAAGCGGGCACTTTGTTTTATTTGCTATACCGAGTCAGGCGTCCAGCCGACCCAAAAGTGACTGCAAAATTCTACCGCGCCCTTGAAGCGGTTGGAAAATGGTCAATGATAGACGTTTTCGTCGTGATTCTCTTGGTTTCTCTTGTCCAGCTTGGTACTGTACTGAGCGTTGAACCGCAGCCAGGTATTGTGTTTTTTACTGCCATGGTTATCTGCCAGATTTTTGCAGTGAACAATTTTGACCCTCGACTACTTTGGGACTCTTTGAATAAACATGAATAA